A genomic stretch from Leptotrichia sp. HSP-536 includes:
- a CDS encoding endonuclease/exonuclease/phosphatase family protein — translation MKNLKMKILALLFCLIFACTKENIETDFSQIEKNDKTIAIASFNALRLGEKQKDYKAFSKILANFDLIGLEEVMNEKGVKKVQAYLQKLTKEKWDYIISEDSVGSENYREYYAFIYRRDKFLEAKGLGFYKEKDENEFMREPYGAYFKAENFDFVYIIAHSVFGDKEKQRLLEAANYVNVYEYFSKLTNEDDIIIAGDFNTAADNMAFKNLSDKYNVSYILEPNENLTTLSDNKLVSSYDNFFINLKKTKEFTGNSGVYNFIKNNNYAIIKKYVSDHLPIFSEYSITEDLD, via the coding sequence ACTTTTTTGTTTGATTTTTGCATGCACAAAGGAAAATATTGAAACAGACTTTTCTCAAATTGAAAAAAATGACAAAACGATAGCTATTGCATCATTTAATGCTCTTCGACTTGGAGAAAAACAGAAGGATTATAAGGCATTTTCAAAAATTCTAGCAAATTTTGACTTGATTGGGCTGGAAGAAGTTATGAATGAAAAAGGGGTGAAAAAGGTTCAGGCATATTTACAAAAATTAACGAAAGAAAAATGGGATTATATAATTTCAGAAGACTCTGTTGGAAGTGAAAATTACAGGGAATATTATGCTTTTATTTATAGGCGTGATAAATTTTTAGAAGCGAAAGGACTTGGATTTTATAAGGAAAAGGATGAAAATGAGTTTATGCGTGAACCTTATGGAGCTTATTTTAAGGCAGAAAATTTTGATTTTGTCTATATAATCGCTCATTCAGTTTTTGGAGACAAAGAAAAGCAGAGACTACTGGAAGCGGCAAATTATGTGAATGTTTATGAATATTTTTCAAAACTGACTAATGAAGATGATATAATTATCGCAGGGGATTTTAATACAGCAGCAGACAATATGGCATTTAAAAATCTTTCTGATAAATACAACGTTTCCTATATTTTAGAGCCAAATGAGAATTTAACAACACTTTCAGACAATAAACTGGTAAGCTCATACGACAACTTTTTTATCAATTTAAAAAAGACAAAAGAATTTACTGGAAATTCTGGCGTTTATAACTTTATAAAAAATAATAATTATGCTATAATAAAAAAATATGTATCAGACCATTTGCCAATTTTTTCAGAATACTCGATAACAGAAGATTTAGATTGA
- a CDS encoding MATE family efflux transporter, translating to MEKKNLDKKLVYKKVLTIGLPVAIENMIYALMNFIDMFMVGTENVALGLGTVAVAGLGFANQMFMIFMTSLFGMNSGGGILAAQYFGNKDYKNLKKCLGITIIIGFLFSLLFLFAGLFTPELVISIFTKDKKVIKIGAEYLKIVAWTYPLVGIGFAFNMELRAIGKTKYSFYSSLIGLLINATINYTLIFGHFGFPAMGVRGAAIATVIARIISTGYIIFIIYKLKLPIAGKINELFDLSLEFFIKVMKISLPVFIHEILWVLGASMYVVIFGRMGTDFAASVQIVKSISSLVLTLLFGLSSATAAIIGNEIGAGREEKAYDYSIILIKVAIICGILIGIFVFLFSPILLTLMKVNPRIYPLTREIIAAEVFVIFIKAISLQLLVGILRSGGDTLWTMFVDLIPLWFIAIPITFFAGLHLGLPVAFVYLISCSDEVIKIIPCLKRLKSKKWINNLVN from the coding sequence ATGGAAAAGAAAAATTTAGATAAAAAACTGGTTTATAAGAAAGTGCTTACTATTGGACTCCCTGTAGCGATAGAAAATATGATTTATGCGCTTATGAACTTTATTGATATGTTTATGGTTGGAACTGAAAATGTGGCACTTGGGCTAGGAACTGTTGCAGTTGCGGGACTGGGATTTGCAAATCAGATGTTTATGATTTTTATGACATCACTTTTTGGAATGAATAGCGGTGGTGGAATTTTAGCGGCACAGTATTTTGGAAATAAAGATTATAAAAATTTGAAAAAATGTCTTGGAATAACGATAATTATAGGATTTTTATTTTCACTTTTATTCCTGTTTGCTGGACTATTCACACCAGAACTAGTAATTTCAATATTTACGAAAGATAAAAAAGTTATAAAGATAGGAGCAGAATATTTAAAAATTGTAGCTTGGACTTATCCACTAGTAGGAATTGGATTTGCCTTTAATATGGAACTTCGTGCAATCGGAAAAACAAAATATTCCTTTTATTCAAGTCTCATCGGACTTTTAATAAATGCCACTATAAATTATACACTAATTTTTGGGCATTTTGGATTTCCCGCAATGGGAGTACGTGGAGCAGCAATTGCTACTGTTATTGCAAGAATTATAAGCACAGGTTATATTATTTTCATAATTTACAAATTAAAATTACCAATTGCTGGAAAAATAAATGAATTATTTGATTTATCTTTAGAATTTTTTATAAAAGTTATGAAAATATCACTTCCTGTATTTATTCACGAAATACTATGGGTACTGGGAGCAAGCATGTATGTTGTAATTTTTGGAAGAATGGGAACCGATTTTGCAGCCTCTGTTCAAATTGTAAAATCTATAAGCAGCCTTGTATTAACGTTATTATTTGGTCTTTCAAGTGCAACAGCGGCTATAATTGGAAATGAAATTGGAGCAGGGAGAGAAGAAAAAGCCTACGATTATTCAATAATTCTTATAAAAGTAGCTATTATTTGCGGAATCCTTATTGGAATTTTTGTATTCCTTTTCAGCCCGATATTATTAACACTGATGAAAGTTAATCCACGAATTTACCCATTAACGCGAGAAATTATAGCAGCAGAAGTATTTGTAATTTTCATAAAAGCAATAAGTTTGCAATTATTAGTTGGAATACTACGTTCAGGAGGAGACACGCTTTGGACAATGTTTGTAGATTTAATACCCCTCTGGTTTATCGCAATTCCAATTACATTTTTTGCTGGACTGCATTTAGGATTGCCAGTAGCATTTGTGTATTTAATTTCCTGCAGTGATGAAGTTATAAAAATAATTCCATGCTTAAAAAGATTAAAAAGTAAAAAATGGATAAATAATCTGGTAAACTAA
- a CDS encoding phospholipase D family protein, which produces MNFKNKIINKRNLIMSILVLNISCSTIKTPPLGVDYESPLKSSNNVEFHYDLTYLDKNGNIRYDRQILDASYKIVDEAKDYLIVEMFLFNDIYNKDKESYPAFAKEYTRRLVKKKMENPNLKVYVLLDENNNLYGAFEHPFITQMKNAGIDIILVDIFKLKDTFPWYSPIWRTLIKPSGNPQNKGWIGNFYGPMWPKLTLRNLLRALNVKADHRKIFLNEENVMVSSANIHDQSYFHENIAISADGEIKDEVLRGLQLVANFSNGKIDISNNAIEKNNKNIDFGNLSKNEKNEKTNSHSNTTEIEQQVKEIEKEKVRFVEKETERFAKTGELPNKNSDLNRENSSKNENNLKNGDTITKFDDENNKYQLQFVTEAKIGEHLDKDIDNARAGDEILMGMYFLADKGIISRLIKAANRGVKIRIIFDRSRDAFGMSTNGLPNKPVSKKLKKKTKNKIEIKWYFTNNEQYHTKITLIKKTDGNVIIHAGSANLIKKNIRGYIMDANFRILTNKDSKLTKDIYSYFDRLWENKDGLFTINFDDEPTTKASTDFMYKILDATQLGSF; this is translated from the coding sequence ATGAATTTTAAAAACAAAATTATAAACAAAAGAAATCTCATAATGAGTATCCTAGTATTAAATATTTCCTGTTCAACAATAAAGACACCTCCATTAGGAGTCGATTATGAAAGTCCTTTAAAAAGCAGTAACAATGTCGAGTTTCACTATGATTTAACATATCTTGACAAAAATGGGAATATTCGTTACGATAGACAGATTTTGGATGCAAGCTATAAAATTGTAGATGAGGCAAAAGACTACTTGATTGTAGAAATGTTTTTGTTTAATGACATTTATAATAAAGATAAGGAAAGTTATCCTGCATTTGCGAAAGAATATACAAGGCGGCTTGTTAAAAAGAAAATGGAAAATCCAAATTTAAAAGTATATGTTCTGCTGGATGAAAATAACAATTTATATGGCGCATTTGAACATCCTTTCATTACACAAATGAAAAATGCTGGAATTGATATTATATTAGTTGATATTTTCAAATTAAAGGACACATTCCCTTGGTATTCGCCAATCTGGAGAACATTGATAAAACCTTCGGGAAATCCACAAAATAAAGGATGGATTGGTAATTTTTATGGTCCAATGTGGCCAAAACTAACATTAAGAAATTTATTAAGGGCATTAAATGTAAAAGCGGATCATAGAAAAATATTTTTAAATGAAGAAAATGTTATGGTTTCTAGCGCAAATATCCATGACCAAAGTTATTTTCACGAAAATATAGCAATATCAGCAGATGGTGAAATAAAAGATGAAGTTTTGCGAGGATTACAGCTAGTAGCTAATTTTTCAAACGGCAAAATTGATATTTCCAATAATGCTATCGAAAAAAATAATAAAAACATAGATTTTGGAAACTTAAGTAAAAATGAGAAAAATGAAAAAACAAATTCTCACAGCAATACAACCGAAATTGAGCAGCAAGTAAAGGAAATTGAAAAAGAAAAAGTTAGATTTGTAGAAAAGGAAACCGAAAGATTTGCTAAAACTGGAGAACTTCCCAATAAAAATTCAGATTTAAATAGGGAAAATTCTTCTAAAAATGAAAATAATTTAAAAAATGGAGATACCATAACTAAATTTGATGATGAAAATAACAAATATCAGCTGCAGTTTGTGACAGAAGCAAAAATTGGAGAACATTTAGACAAAGATATTGACAACGCAAGAGCTGGTGATGAAATTCTTATGGGAATGTATTTTCTTGCCGATAAAGGAATTATAAGCAGACTGATAAAGGCTGCAAACCGTGGCGTAAAAATACGTATTATCTTTGATAGAAGCCGGGATGCTTTTGGAATGAGTACTAATGGGCTTCCAAATAAGCCTGTTTCTAAAAAATTAAAGAAAAAAACTAAAAATAAAATAGAAATCAAATGGTACTTTACCAATAATGAACAATATCACACAAAGATAACACTAATTAAAAAAACAGACGGAAATGTTATAATACATGCAGGTTCTGCAAATTTAATCAAAAAAAATATACGCGGTTATATAATGGATGCTAATTTTAGAATTCTAACAAATAAAGATTCAAAATTAACAAAAGATATTTATTCGTATTTTGATAGATTGTGGGAAAATAAAGATGGATTATTTACAATAAATTTTGATGATGAGCCAACTACAAAAGCCAGTACAGATTTTATGTATAAAATATTAGATGCAACGCAGTTAGGATCATTTTAG
- a CDS encoding tetratricopeptide repeat protein, with the protein MKRKAMLVIVILAIGMMSVSCFKKKKDTKKNTQTQQEQKTINTDIFNLGEQSQGNSNIQNLTPEEQQNLINNQIDPQKVSEALTKAQNGDKESIMSLAQLYYNMKNFDKVKQILQYGVDRNYPEAIYNLAVLLKQEGNTAEAEKLMAKLPRTARATAGRQQMQMRQIRMRPGAEAYNRGVDLIKAKRYNEAKAEFEKAYNAGIKEADVRIALLNKQLKNNDDAVKWFQKAAKRGIKEANYEIGAILYEGGKQSESRPYLVKSYNSGNKAMAMPIAMSYHQQNNMAEALKWYKIAAKNGDKNAAAAVEKIEKGGAINSSNNNKKDNDKQQVKPILRNNDSSPSLTESTLDSIRSKNKAEEETKIIEKQIENQHQEKSQSVDDIMKRKQEEYK; encoded by the coding sequence ATGAAAAGAAAAGCAATGCTTGTAATAGTAATTTTAGCTATTGGAATGATGTCAGTTTCTTGTTTTAAAAAGAAAAAAGATACTAAAAAAAACACCCAAACACAACAGGAGCAAAAAACAATTAATACAGACATTTTTAACCTTGGAGAACAATCCCAAGGGAACTCTAACATCCAAAATTTGACACCAGAAGAACAACAAAATCTAATTAATAATCAAATTGACCCTCAAAAAGTCTCAGAAGCACTTACAAAAGCTCAAAATGGAGACAAGGAATCAATTATGTCGCTTGCACAGCTTTATTATAATATGAAAAATTTTGATAAAGTAAAACAAATTTTGCAATATGGTGTAGACAGAAATTATCCTGAAGCAATTTATAATCTTGCTGTACTTTTAAAACAAGAAGGAAATACGGCAGAAGCTGAAAAGTTAATGGCGAAGCTTCCAAGAACTGCACGAGCAACGGCAGGAAGACAACAGATGCAAATGAGACAAATAAGAATGAGACCAGGCGCTGAAGCATATAACAGAGGTGTAGACTTAATAAAAGCAAAACGATATAACGAAGCAAAAGCTGAATTTGAAAAAGCTTATAATGCAGGAATAAAAGAAGCTGATGTCCGTATCGCGCTTTTGAACAAGCAATTAAAAAATAATGATGATGCTGTAAAATGGTTTCAAAAAGCTGCAAAACGTGGCATAAAAGAAGCTAATTATGAAATTGGAGCGATTTTATACGAAGGAGGAAAACAGTCAGAATCACGTCCATATTTAGTAAAATCATATAATTCAGGAAATAAGGCAATGGCTATGCCGATTGCAATGTCATATCATCAGCAAAATAATATGGCAGAAGCTCTAAAATGGTACAAAATCGCCGCTAAAAATGGAGACAAAAATGCTGCAGCCGCTGTTGAAAAAATTGAAAAAGGCGGAGCTATTAACAGTAGTAATAACAATAAAAAAGATAATGATAAACAGCAAGTAAAACCGATTTTAAGAAATAACGATTCTTCTCCAAGTTTAACAGAAAGCACTCTTGATAGTATTAGAAGCAAAAATAAAGCTGAAGAAGAAACAAAAATTATTGAAAAACAAATCGAAAATCAGCATCAAGAAAAATCTCAAAGTGTTGATGATATCATGAAAAGAAAACAGGAAGAATATAAATAA
- the metK gene encoding methionine adenosyltransferase, with protein sequence MTKKIYFTSEFVSPGHPDKICDQISDSILDACLADDENSRVACETFATTGLVVVGGEITTKTYVDVQKIVRDKISEIGYRPGMGFDSDCGVLNTIHSQSPDISMGVDTGGAGDQGIMFGGAVNETEELMPLALVLSRGIIQKLTEITRNGTLSWARPDAKAQVTLAYDENGSLLNVDTVVLSVQHDEDVTNGQIVEELKELVIKPVLEKYDLNIENVRKFHINPTGRFVIGGPHGDSGLTGRKIIIDTYGGYFRHGGGAFSGKDPSKVDRSAAYAARWIAKNIVSAGFATKCEVQLSYAIGVAEPVSIRVETFGTGTVEETRIEEAVEKLFDLTPNGIEKSLNLRKPSFRYQDLAAFGHIGRTDIDLPWERLDKVERLKKELEE encoded by the coding sequence ATGACTAAGAAAATTTACTTTACATCGGAATTTGTATCACCTGGACATCCAGATAAAATCTGTGATCAAATTTCAGATTCAATATTAGATGCCTGCCTTGCAGATGATGAAAATTCAAGAGTAGCATGTGAAACATTTGCAACTACTGGACTTGTAGTTGTTGGAGGAGAAATTACTACTAAAACTTATGTAGATGTACAAAAAATAGTAAGAGATAAAATTTCAGAAATTGGATATAGACCTGGAATGGGATTTGATTCTGACTGTGGCGTGTTAAATACTATTCATTCTCAGTCGCCTGATATTTCAATGGGAGTTGATACAGGAGGAGCTGGAGATCAAGGTATTATGTTTGGAGGGGCAGTTAATGAAACCGAAGAATTAATGCCTTTGGCACTTGTATTGTCGCGTGGAATTATTCAAAAATTAACTGAAATCACAAGAAATGGAACGCTTTCTTGGGCAAGACCAGATGCGAAGGCTCAAGTTACATTGGCTTATGACGAAAATGGAAGCTTATTGAATGTTGATACAGTTGTTTTGTCTGTGCAGCATGATGAAGATGTTACAAACGGACAAATTGTAGAGGAACTAAAAGAGCTTGTAATAAAACCTGTGTTAGAAAAATATGACTTGAATATTGAAAATGTGAGAAAATTCCATATTAATCCAACAGGAAGATTTGTAATCGGAGGTCCTCACGGAGATTCTGGATTAACTGGAAGAAAAATTATAATTGACACTTATGGAGGGTATTTTAGACACGGTGGTGGAGCATTTTCTGGAAAAGACCCATCAAAAGTTGACAGATCGGCAGCTTATGCAGCCAGATGGATTGCCAAAAATATTGTTTCAGCAGGATTTGCCACAAAATGTGAAGTTCAATTATCGTATGCAATCGGTGTTGCAGAACCTGTATCAATTCGTGTAGAAACATTTGGGACTGGGACAGTTGAAGAAACAAGAATTGAAGAAGCTGTTGAAAAATTATTTGACTTGACACCAAATGGAATTGAAAAATCTTTAAACTTAAGAAAACCTTCATTTAGATATCAGGATTTAGCAGCTTTCGGACATATAGGAAGAACTGATATTGATTTACCTTGGGAAAGACTAGATAAAGTTGAAAGATTAAAAAAAGAATTGGAAGAATAA
- a CDS encoding carbohydrate porin — MKKKWLLALTAFLLACTFANAETLEERVERLEKELKETKQELVKQASEKRASSSFNMASITDGFEFHGYGRAGFLIDQQGEKGKAFQVEAGDFTSKYRLGNEDDTYAEMELVKKFDINGSQGSVHYMFSTKSGSGNEYNTWTAGRGGNGAENDSFKTRQFYVDITPNDGVTYWAGKRYYAREDIHINDYYIKDFSGTGAGIQNIKLGSGTADVAIVATDSGVHPEYTLHSKYSTGPWTFELAGHAMRPDSATKDKHTARWGTQGSVSYSLPGFYGLNDNGSSKIVLQSGVGLGAANGLGRASSWSGNNRKDAVSLNLITYGQSNLSDSWQIMPELGYRYDKNFLGTKNLSQHWITAGVRATNPITNYFAMQYETGIDYVKVHQGKTDYNSGLFKLTVAPTLKLDTENFWGRPELRAFVTYGHGFGDKKNIRKDLDGKSHSQGVLFGIQTEVWF, encoded by the coding sequence ATGAAAAAAAAATGGCTTTTAGCATTAACAGCGTTTCTACTAGCATGTACATTTGCAAATGCGGAAACGCTGGAAGAAAGAGTTGAGAGACTGGAGAAAGAATTAAAGGAAACGAAGCAAGAACTAGTAAAACAAGCATCTGAAAAACGTGCCTCATCATCGTTTAATATGGCAAGCATAACTGATGGGTTTGAATTCCACGGGTATGGAAGAGCAGGTTTTCTTATAGATCAACAGGGAGAAAAAGGAAAGGCATTTCAAGTGGAAGCAGGAGATTTCACCTCTAAATATAGACTTGGTAATGAGGATGACACATATGCAGAAATGGAATTAGTGAAAAAGTTTGATATAAATGGATCTCAAGGTTCAGTTCACTATATGTTTTCAACAAAATCAGGTTCAGGAAATGAATACAATACATGGACCGCAGGAAGAGGAGGTAATGGTGCTGAAAACGATTCATTTAAAACTAGACAATTTTATGTTGATATAACGCCAAATGATGGAGTTACATATTGGGCTGGAAAAAGATATTATGCTAGAGAAGATATACATATAAATGACTACTATATTAAAGATTTTTCAGGAACAGGAGCAGGGATTCAAAATATAAAACTTGGTTCGGGAACAGCTGATGTGGCTATAGTAGCAACAGATTCCGGAGTTCATCCAGAGTATACACTACATAGTAAATATTCGACAGGTCCTTGGACATTTGAATTAGCAGGACATGCAATGAGACCAGATTCTGCTACTAAAGATAAACATACAGCTAGATGGGGTACACAAGGATCAGTTAGCTATAGTTTACCAGGGTTCTATGGACTTAATGATAATGGGTCTTCTAAAATTGTATTGCAAAGTGGAGTAGGACTTGGAGCTGCAAATGGATTAGGAAGAGCATCTTCATGGTCAGGGAATAACAGAAAAGATGCTGTTTCTTTAAATTTAATCACATATGGACAGTCTAATCTTTCAGATAGCTGGCAAATTATGCCTGAATTAGGGTATAGATACGATAAAAATTTCTTGGGAACTAAAAATTTAAGTCAGCACTGGATAACAGCAGGAGTGCGAGCTACTAATCCTATAACAAATTATTTTGCTATGCAATATGAAACAGGAATTGATTATGTTAAAGTTCATCAAGGGAAAACAGATTATAACAGTGGGTTATTCAAATTAACGGTGGCACCTACTCTAAAACTTGATACTGAAAACTTCTGGGGACGTCCTGAACTAAGAGCATTTGTAACTTATGGACATGGTTTTGGAGATAAGAAAAATATAAGAAAAGATTTAGATGGTAAGAGTCATAGCCAAGGAGTATTATTCGGAATTCAAACAGAAGTTTGGTTTTAA
- a CDS encoding V-type ATP synthase subunit D, giving the protein MARLNVNPTRMELSRLKIRLKTAKSGHKLLKDKQDELMRQFIILIKQNRKLREEVEGKLQNSFKDFLLARGVMSDEMLENAIAYSEDKLLADIKTKNVMSVIVPTMTFNRDMENAEVSYPYGYAQTSADLDDAVDGLNRVMKDLLELAEIEKACQLMADEVEKTRRRVNALEYMTIPQLEETIRYIQMKLDENERSSITRLMKVKDMMAEKA; this is encoded by the coding sequence ATGGCAAGATTAAATGTAAATCCTACAAGAATGGAGCTGAGCCGTTTAAAGATACGTCTAAAAACTGCTAAAAGTGGACATAAACTGTTAAAGGACAAGCAAGACGAACTTATGCGACAATTTATTATTTTAATAAAACAGAATAGAAAATTACGTGAGGAAGTGGAAGGGAAATTGCAAAATTCATTTAAGGATTTTTTACTTGCAAGAGGGGTAATGTCTGATGAAATGCTAGAAAATGCTATTGCATATTCGGAAGATAAACTTTTAGCAGATATAAAAACTAAAAATGTAATGAGCGTAATTGTGCCAACAATGACTTTTAATAGAGATATGGAAAATGCAGAAGTATCTTATCCTTACGGATATGCTCAAACATCTGCTGATTTGGATGATGCTGTTGATGGCTTGAATCGAGTAATGAAAGACTTGCTGGAACTGGCAGAAATCGAAAAGGCATGTCAGCTTATGGCAGATGAAGTCGAAAAAACAAGACGGCGTGTAAATGCATTGGAATATATGACAATTCCACAGCTTGAAGAAACAATCCGTTATATTCAAATGAAACTTGATGAAAATGAAAGATCAAGTATCACAAGACTTATGAAAGTTAAGGATATGATGGCTGAAAAAGCATAA
- a CDS encoding V-type ATP synthase subunit B — MLKEYKTIKEIVGPLMVVEGVEGIKYEELVEIETQNGELRRGRVLEVNGDKAVVQLFENSAGINLKDSKVRFLGRPLSLGVSEDMIGRVFDGLGRPKDNGPKIIPEKTLDINGTAINPVARDYPSEFIQTGVSAIDGLNTLVRGQKLPIFSGSGLPHAELALQIARQAKVLGTDSKFAVVFGAIGITFEEAQTFTEDFIKTGAIDRAVLFMNLANDPAIERLSTPKMALTCAEYLAFEKGMHVLVILTDLTNYCEALREVSAARKEVPGRRGYPGYLYTDLSTIYERAGRIKGREGSITQIPILTMPEDDKTHPIPDLTGYITEGQIILSRDLYKQNLMPPINVLPSLSRLKDKGIGKGKTREDHADTMNQLFAAYATGKEAKELAVILGESALSETDKAFVKFTTAFEEQYVAQGFDNNRTIEDTLNLGWDLLKILPRTELKRIRDEYLEKYLPAGDE, encoded by the coding sequence ATGCTTAAGGAATACAAAACTATCAAGGAAATAGTAGGACCATTGATGGTTGTTGAAGGTGTTGAAGGAATAAAATATGAGGAACTTGTTGAAATTGAAACACAAAATGGGGAACTTCGTCGTGGACGTGTGCTTGAAGTAAATGGCGATAAAGCAGTAGTACAGTTATTTGAAAATTCGGCTGGAATTAATTTAAAGGATTCAAAAGTAAGATTTTTGGGTAGACCTTTATCGCTTGGAGTATCAGAAGATATGATAGGGCGTGTATTTGATGGATTGGGACGGCCAAAAGATAATGGACCAAAAATAATTCCTGAAAAGACATTGGATATAAATGGAACGGCTATAAATCCAGTTGCGCGTGATTATCCGTCAGAATTTATTCAAACAGGAGTTTCTGCGATTGACGGCTTAAATACCCTTGTTAGAGGGCAAAAATTACCAATTTTCTCTGGTTCAGGGCTTCCACATGCAGAACTGGCGCTTCAAATCGCAAGACAGGCAAAAGTTTTGGGAACAGATTCAAAATTTGCGGTAGTATTTGGAGCGATTGGAATTACATTTGAAGAGGCTCAGACGTTTACGGAAGACTTTATAAAAACTGGAGCAATAGATAGGGCAGTATTGTTTATGAATTTGGCTAACGATCCTGCAATTGAACGTCTGTCTACACCAAAAATGGCACTTACTTGTGCAGAATACTTGGCATTTGAAAAAGGAATGCATGTACTTGTAATTTTGACTGACTTGACTAATTATTGTGAAGCGTTAAGGGAAGTTTCGGCAGCAAGAAAAGAAGTTCCTGGAAGAAGAGGATATCCTGGATACTTGTATACTGACTTATCTACAATTTACGAAAGAGCAGGAAGAATTAAAGGGCGTGAAGGATCAATTACGCAAATACCAATTTTGACAATGCCTGAAGATGATAAAACTCACCCAATTCCAGATTTGACTGGATATATTACAGAGGGGCAAATAATCTTGTCAAGAGATTTATACAAACAGAACTTAATGCCTCCAATAAATGTTTTGCCGTCACTTTCAAGACTGAAGGATAAAGGGATTGGAAAAGGAAAAACTAGAGAAGATCATGCGGATACGATGAACCAATTATTTGCGGCTTATGCGACTGGTAAGGAAGCAAAGGAACTAGCGGTAATCTTGGGAGAATCAGCATTATCTGAAACTGATAAGGCGTTTGTTAAATTTACAACTGCATTTGAAGAACAATATGTGGCTCAAGGGTTTGACAATAACAGAACTATTGAAGATACTTTAAATTTAGGATGGGATTTACTAAAAATATTACCAAGAACAGAGTTGAAAAGAATTAGAGACGAATATTTGGAAAAATATTTGCCTGCAGGAGATGAATAA